A stretch of DNA from Streptomyces xanthii:
CATGCCGCTCAGGACTCGGCGGCCTCCGCGTAGAACTGGGAGAGTTCCGGGGCCCCGCTCTCCGCCCACTCCTGTCCGGCCTCCACGACCTCGATCTCCCGGCCCGACTCCAGGAGCACGACGGGCTGCCCGTCCGGCCGGATCACCCAGGCGGCGCCCGGCACATGGCGCACCAGGACCGTGCCGAGGTACAGGCCCGCGTCGTTGCCGAGCCAGGGCAGCACTTCGGGGTCCTCGCGCCAGCGCGGCACGAGTTGGTCGAGTTTCTCCAAGGACCGTACGGAGTCGTCGAGTTCGATGCCCGCCGCGGCCGCCTGCGAGCGCAACAGCTCGCACTCCGAGAGCAG
This window harbors:
- a CDS encoding DUF6278 family protein is translated as MKIPFVDNWRKKHEPVLAVATAAPDGGGAGSAGTGGGDGLAELLSECELLRSQAAAAGIELDDSVRSLEKLDQLVPRWREDPEVLPWLGNDAGLYLGTVLVRHVPGAAWVIRPDGQPVVLLESGREIEVVEAGQEWAESGAPELSQFYAEAAES